A region of the Fusobacteria bacterium ZRK30 genome:
CAAAAGGTCTTCAAGGAGTGAGGAAGATGAAAACTATGGTACTAAAATTAACAGGCTTAGGGTGTGGAAAGTGTAAGAAGAAAGTGGAAGGAATCGCAAATAATATAGATGGTGTAAGTAAAGGAGTAGTAGATTTAGAAGCATCTGCTCTAACTATTGACTTTGAGAGTGAAATTTTAGTTGATTTTGACCATCTGAAAAAAGAGATAATAAATGCAGGCTATGGAGTTTTGGAACAGGGAAAAAATAAGGAAGAAAATAATGAGTTACATACTATAAAAAATAGTGAGAGTGTTGGGTCTGAAAAAGAGCAATCTATAATAGAAAATAAAGTTTTAGTAACTGAAATTATTGAGATAGGAGGGATTACCTGCCAGGCATGTGTGAGGACTATTGAGACGAAGACAGGAAAGTTAGCCGGAGTAGAAAAGGCAGATATAAATTTTTTAACGAGTAAATTAGAGATAGTTTTTGATTCTACAAAGGTAAATCTGGATACCATAAAGAAAACAATTGAATATGCAGGATATGAGGTTATAGAGGAAGGTTTCATAGAAGATATAACTCTAAAGATCGAAGGGATGACCTGCCAGTCGTGTGTTAGGAGTATAGAGGTAAACCTGGGGAAGGAACAAGGTGTCGATGAAGTTGTAGTAAATTTAACCACAGAAAAAATGAGGATAAAATTTAATAAAAAGGAGATAAAATTATCTCAGATTAGAAAAAAAGTAGAGGCTTTGGGATTTAAAGCCGTAAAGGATGAGAAAGATCCGGGTTTTGATAAGAAAAAATTAGAGTTGAAGAAAAAATGGTATGAATTGATGGGAATGCTTTTTTTTGGAGGGGTAATACTGTATATAGCAATGGGATCTATGTTGGGAGCCTCTCTGCCTGGAATTATTGATCTGGATAAAAACCCAATGAATTTTGCACTTATTCAGCTATTATTTACAATACCGGTAGTTTATTTAGGAAAAAGATTTTATTTGGTAGGATTCAAAGTTTTATTCAGGAACCCCAATATGGACAGCTTGATAGCCATTGGTACAGGAGCAGCTATATTGTACAGTCTATATGGAACCCTTGAAATCTATATGGGGAATCTAACCATGGCTCACCATCTATACTATGAATCAGCAGTGGTGATATTAGCTCTTATCTCTTTGGGAAAATATTTAGAGGATGTAAGTAAGGGTAAAACCTCGGAAGCTATTAAAAAACTAGGAAGTTTAAGACCTAAAATGGCAGCTCTAATGAAAGATGGAGAGATCATAGAGGTAGAAGTAGAAGAGGTAGAAGTAGGGGATATTGTACTGGTTAAACCTGGAGAAAAAATTCCTGTAGATGGGGTTGTTATAAACGGTCAAACCAGTGTAGATGAATCTATGCTGACTGGTGAGAGTATACCTGTGAAAAAAAGGGCAGGAGATAGGGTAGTGGGAGCAAGTATAAATAAAAATGGAAGTATCCAGATAGAAACAAAGGCTACAGGAGAGGATACGACCCTGTCCCATATAATAAAATTAGTAGAGGATGCCCAAGGATCTAAAGCTCCGATTGCCAGAATGGCAGATATAATATCAGGATATTTTGTACCTGTGGTTATAGTAATTGCAATGGTTTCATCAACTCTATGGTATTTAGCAGGAAAATTAGGATGGATAGAGTTAAATAACGATCCAAGTATATTTGCTCTAACTATATTTATAGCGGTATTAGTTATAGCTTGTCCATGTTCTTTAGGACTTGCAACTCCTACAGCTATTATGGTAGGAACTGGTATGGGAGCTAAAAACGGGATACTAATAAAAGGTGGGGAAGCATTGGAAACTACCCATAAGCTGGATTATATAATTTTTGATAAAACAGGAACTATTACCCTTGGAAAGCCTAAAGTAACGGATATAGTGGAATCTGAGAAAGACGGAGTAATAGATAAGCAAAGATTGTTGCAGCTGGCTGGATCTCTTGAAACCCATTCTGAACATCCTCTGGGAGATGCCATAGTAGAGGAAGTAAAGGCAAGAGGGATGAAACTTTTAGAGGTAAGTGGATTTAATTCAGTAACAGGAATGGGAATAGCAGGAGTAGTAGAGGAAAAGGCCATCTTGGTTGGAAATGAAAAATTGATGGTAAAAAATAATATAGAAGTGTCGCCTGAGGATAAAGAGAGGATAGATCAGCTGGCTAAACAAGGGAAGACGCCTATGATGGTTGCTATAGAGGGAAAATTCAGCGGGATAATAGCAGTGGCTGATCCAATAAAGGAAAGCAGCAGAAAAGCTATTCAAAATTTAAAAGATATGGGAATCCAGGTAGCTATGATAACTGGAGATAATAAAAAAACAGCAGATGCAATAGGGGAACAGGTAGGAATAGACATGGTGTTGTCTGAAGTGATGCCAGAGGATAAGATAGAAGAGGTAAAAAAATTACAGGAGCAGGAATATAGAGTAGGGATGGTAGGAGACGGGATAAATGATGCTCCTGCACTAGCTCAGGCAAATATAGGAATAGGAATAGCTTCTGGAACAGATGTGGCTATGGAGTCAGCGGATATAGTACTTATGAAAAGTGACTTAAAGGATGTGGCTGTGGCCATCGAACTCAGTCGTGCTACCATTAAAAATATTAAGCAGAATTTATTTTGGGCATTTGGATATAATACTTTAGGGATACCGGTAGCAGCAGGACTACTCTATATATTTGGCGGACCATTACTAAATCCAATGATAGCAGGAGCAGCCATGGCAATGAGTTCAGTTTCTGTAGTGAGTAATGCACTCCGATTAAAATTGTTTAAAAGTAAATACTAGATTGTGATAAGGGGATATATTTTCTTTGGAAAGGCTAAAGGGCGTTTTTTAGAGGAGATAATAAATTTTAAATGTGAGGGGACCATAAAAGGAGGGGATGAGATGTCAACATGCTGTGCAGATAAGAAGTCACACCATAATGAGGAGTTAAAGAAAAAATTAAAAAATAGATTAAACAGGATCGAGGGGCAGGTCAGAGGGATAAATAAGATGGTAGAAGAGGATATATATTGTGATGATATCTTGACTCAGATATCTTCTATAAGGAGCGCTCTCAGCGGAACGGCCAACCTCTTACTGGAAGCTCATATGAAGTCATGTATGATTGAGCAGCTGTCTGAGGGGAAAACAGAGGTTATAGATGAACTGC
Encoded here:
- a CDS encoding heavy metal translocating P-type ATPase, which codes for MKTMVLKLTGLGCGKCKKKVEGIANNIDGVSKGVVDLEASALTIDFESEILVDFDHLKKEIINAGYGVLEQGKNKEENNELHTIKNSESVGSEKEQSIIENKVLVTEIIEIGGITCQACVRTIETKTGKLAGVEKADINFLTSKLEIVFDSTKVNLDTIKKTIEYAGYEVIEEGFIEDITLKIEGMTCQSCVRSIEVNLGKEQGVDEVVVNLTTEKMRIKFNKKEIKLSQIRKKVEALGFKAVKDEKDPGFDKKKLELKKKWYELMGMLFFGGVILYIAMGSMLGASLPGIIDLDKNPMNFALIQLLFTIPVVYLGKRFYLVGFKVLFRNPNMDSLIAIGTGAAILYSLYGTLEIYMGNLTMAHHLYYESAVVILALISLGKYLEDVSKGKTSEAIKKLGSLRPKMAALMKDGEIIEVEVEEVEVGDIVLVKPGEKIPVDGVVINGQTSVDESMLTGESIPVKKRAGDRVVGASINKNGSIQIETKATGEDTTLSHIIKLVEDAQGSKAPIARMADIISGYFVPVVIVIAMVSSTLWYLAGKLGWIELNNDPSIFALTIFIAVLVIACPCSLGLATPTAIMVGTGMGAKNGILIKGGEALETTHKLDYIIFDKTGTITLGKPKVTDIVESEKDGVIDKQRLLQLAGSLETHSEHPLGDAIVEEVKARGMKLLEVSGFNSVTGMGIAGVVEEKAILVGNEKLMVKNNIEVSPEDKERIDQLAKQGKTPMMVAIEGKFSGIIAVADPIKESSRKAIQNLKDMGIQVAMITGDNKKTADAIGEQVGIDMVLSEVMPEDKIEEVKKLQEQEYRVGMVGDGINDAPALAQANIGIGIASGTDVAMESADIVLMKSDLKDVAVAIELSRATIKNIKQNLFWAFGYNTLGIPVAAGLLYIFGGPLLNPMIAGAAMAMSSVSVVSNALRLKLFKSKY
- a CDS encoding metal-sensitive transcriptional regulator, with the translated sequence MSTCCADKKSHHNEELKKKLKNRLNRIEGQVRGINKMVEEDIYCDDILTQISSIRSALSGTANLLLEAHMKSCMIEQLSEGKTEVIDELLVTIKKMMK